Proteins encoded together in one Streptomyces sp. NA04227 window:
- a CDS encoding TetR/AcrR family transcriptional regulator, producing the protein MPKSDDALLDAAARVLAGNRSAALAQIAKGAGISRATLHRRYASREELMRAIGVRAIEAVDALLAAAEPGAADLAEGRFDAAAFDAALDTLIDGLAPAIHLYGFAAHDPGVLGDPDLRAATEAQDERAFRFLAHGQHLGRLRSDVPPSWLWYSLWGLLEAASYGVDDGRFGHREVRRLIALTYRSGNGTGEGADAGRFPV; encoded by the coding sequence ATGCCCAAGTCCGACGACGCACTCCTGGACGCCGCCGCGCGCGTCCTGGCCGGCAACCGCAGTGCTGCCCTCGCGCAGATCGCCAAGGGCGCCGGGATCAGCCGCGCCACGCTGCATCGCCGGTACGCGAGCCGCGAGGAGCTGATGCGGGCCATCGGCGTACGTGCCATCGAGGCCGTCGACGCGCTCCTGGCCGCCGCCGAGCCGGGCGCGGCCGACCTCGCCGAGGGCCGCTTCGACGCCGCCGCCTTCGACGCCGCCCTGGACACCCTGATCGACGGCCTCGCCCCCGCCATCCACCTCTACGGTTTCGCGGCCCACGACCCCGGAGTCCTCGGGGACCCGGACCTGCGCGCCGCCACCGAGGCCCAGGACGAACGGGCCTTCCGCTTCCTCGCGCACGGCCAGCACCTCGGACGGCTGCGCTCCGACGTCCCGCCCTCCTGGCTCTGGTACAGCCTGTGGGGACTCCTCGAAGCCGCGTCCTACGGAGTCGACGACGGCCGCTTCGGCCACCGCGAGGTACGGCGCCTGATAGCGCTCACGTACCGCTCCGGAAACGGCACGGGGGAGGGCGCGGACGCCGGGCGGTTCCCCGTCTGA
- a CDS encoding helix-turn-helix transcriptional regulator, with the protein MPHIRTLDPDASPLDHFGAELRYHRERAGLNQHQLGAKLFCTGSLVGQIETAHKVPTRDFANRVDTVLETGGSLGRLVGLVLRSQLPSWFQKYAGMEAKATYICSYQSQVIYGLLQTKAYARAVLGSFNPDGIDEKVAARMDRQRVLDRENPPVVWVVMSESVLLQPTGGREVMWNQLAHLLSFRDRKDVNIQVLPLSIGQHPGQMGSFNLLRFADDPDIVYTEDFVQGHATANPDAVRDGYLRYAQLQASALSVEDSAALISRLMEELYGDRAQPHERDVA; encoded by the coding sequence ATGCCCCACATCCGGACACTCGACCCCGACGCCTCGCCCCTCGACCACTTCGGCGCCGAACTCCGCTACCACCGCGAACGCGCGGGGCTCAACCAACACCAACTCGGCGCAAAACTCTTCTGCACAGGCTCACTTGTGGGCCAGATCGAAACCGCCCACAAGGTTCCTACGCGCGACTTCGCCAACCGCGTCGACACGGTTCTGGAGACGGGAGGCTCGCTCGGGCGCCTGGTCGGGCTCGTTCTGCGGAGCCAACTCCCGTCCTGGTTCCAGAAGTACGCGGGGATGGAGGCCAAAGCGACGTACATCTGCTCGTATCAGTCGCAGGTGATCTACGGACTGCTCCAGACCAAGGCGTACGCGCGTGCTGTGCTGGGTTCTTTCAACCCGGACGGTATTGACGAGAAGGTCGCTGCTCGAATGGACCGCCAGCGCGTGCTGGACCGGGAGAATCCGCCCGTGGTGTGGGTCGTCATGAGCGAGTCGGTACTTCTGCAACCGACGGGCGGCCGCGAGGTCATGTGGAACCAACTCGCCCATCTCCTGAGCTTCAGGGACCGGAAGGACGTGAACATCCAGGTACTGCCGCTCTCTATCGGCCAACACCCCGGCCAAATGGGCTCGTTCAACCTTCTGCGCTTCGCAGACGACCCGGACATCGTCTACACCGAGGACTTCGTCCAGGGGCATGCGACCGCCAATCCCGACGCAGTCAGGGACGGTTACCTCCGCTACGCTCAGCTTCAGGCCTCAGCCCTCTCCGTGGAGGACTCGGCAGCCCTGATCAGCCGCCTGATGGAGGAGCTTTATGGAGACCGTGCCCAACCTCACGAACGCGACGTGGCGTAA
- a CDS encoding DUF397 domain-containing protein has translation METVPNLTNATWRKSSYSGPNGGECIECAPLGNATWRKSSYSGDTGGDCVECAPLGNATWQKSSYSGDTGGQCIEVAPQPCRIAIRDSKTPEGPAFLVTPTAFAAFTTAAAQGTFGA, from the coding sequence ATGGAGACCGTGCCCAACCTCACGAACGCGACGTGGCGTAAGTCGAGTTACAGCGGCCCCAATGGGGGCGAATGCATCGAGTGCGCACCGCTCGGCAACGCGACCTGGCGTAAGTCGAGTTACAGCGGCGACACGGGCGGCGACTGCGTCGAGTGCGCCCCCCTCGGCAACGCCACCTGGCAGAAGTCCTCGTACAGCGGTGACACAGGCGGCCAGTGCATCGAGGTAGCCCCCCAGCCCTGCCGCATAGCCATCCGCGACTCCAAGACCCCCGAAGGCCCCGCCTTCCTGGTAACCCCGACCGCCTTCGCGGCCTTCACGACGGCGGCGGCGCAGGGGACGTTCGGGGCGTAG
- a CDS encoding BtrH N-terminal domain-containing protein yields the protein MTMVKDIDIREVGGMRHCETSALGVLLRHEGLDLSEPMLFGLGSGLSFVYWDSKSMGFPFLGGRVKPFELTRNLAATLGLHLLVEETTSARKAWRNVTGHLDAGRPVGLQLDSYHLDYFATKVHFGGHVVAMYGYDEQNAYLVDTDQQGGAVASSLAALARARAERGPMTARHRSFTLTVPDTSPPPQDRIVPAIRACADTFLNPPIANLGYRGIEKAAKLVPKWLQRSGNPGEDLPRTALLMERAGTGGALFRNLYRDFLAECAQLIDSDPLRTGHRHYVEAATLWTRVAQLIATAGESGDVQHLTEAGSLLRELSRVEREGMEALRLV from the coding sequence ATGACCATGGTGAAGGACATCGATATCCGCGAGGTCGGCGGTATGCGGCACTGCGAGACGTCGGCGCTGGGCGTGCTGCTGCGGCACGAGGGGCTCGACCTGTCCGAGCCGATGCTGTTCGGGCTCGGCTCCGGACTGTCCTTCGTCTACTGGGACAGCAAGAGCATGGGGTTCCCGTTCCTGGGCGGCCGGGTGAAGCCGTTCGAGCTCACCAGGAACCTGGCCGCCACACTCGGCCTTCACCTCCTGGTCGAGGAGACCACCTCCGCGCGCAAGGCCTGGCGGAACGTGACGGGCCACCTGGACGCCGGACGGCCCGTCGGCCTCCAGCTCGACAGCTACCACCTGGACTACTTCGCCACCAAGGTCCACTTCGGCGGACACGTCGTCGCCATGTACGGCTACGACGAACAGAACGCCTACCTCGTGGACACCGACCAGCAGGGCGGAGCCGTGGCCTCCAGCCTCGCCGCCCTGGCCAGGGCACGGGCCGAACGCGGCCCCATGACGGCCAGGCACCGCTCCTTCACGCTCACGGTGCCGGACACTTCGCCGCCCCCGCAGGACCGGATCGTCCCCGCGATCAGGGCGTGCGCCGACACCTTCCTGAACCCGCCCATCGCGAACCTGGGCTACCGGGGCATCGAGAAGGCGGCCAAGCTGGTCCCCAAGTGGCTCCAACGCAGCGGAAATCCAGGCGAGGACCTGCCACGGACCGCCCTGCTCATGGAGCGAGCCGGTACCGGCGGCGCCCTGTTCCGCAACCTCTACCGGGACTTCCTCGCCGAGTGCGCCCAGTTGATCGACAGCGACCCGCTACGCACCGGCCATCGTCACTACGTCGAGGCGGCCACCCTCTGGACGAGGGTGGCCCAACTCATCGCGACAGCAGGCGAATCCGGCGATGTCCAGCACCTCACGGAGGCGGGCTCGCTCCTCCGTGAGCTGTCGCGCGTCGAACGGGAGGGGATGGAGGCGCTCAGGCTGGTCTGA
- a CDS encoding arylamine N-acetyltransferase translates to MSVFEKTRWEGELLDAEAYFGHIGYEGERAPTLGVLRALHRAHVTALPWENFNAVLGKPIGTDLATVQEKFLREGRGGYCYEHNVLFAAVLERLGYRFTALHGRITLGADKVLPATHALLAVRTADDERTWLCDVGFGSGPLEPLELRDGTEAEFDGWRYRLVRNESTATVATLGHGDEKADVSGLGDWWLHQYGPDGWIDRSTFTLNPQYPIDYVVGNHFVATHPRSPFTRRLFAQRFTAARAEQLDNAVWSTTLPDGTKTERTIEPAELRKILREVFDIELAPEDAAALEQSVVRNLSEARDPSEAGERDGE, encoded by the coding sequence GTGAGCGTTTTCGAGAAGACCCGTTGGGAAGGCGAACTGCTCGACGCCGAGGCGTACTTCGGGCACATCGGCTACGAAGGGGAGCGGGCGCCGACGCTCGGCGTGCTGCGGGCCCTGCACCGGGCGCATGTCACCGCGCTGCCCTGGGAGAACTTCAACGCCGTACTGGGCAAGCCGATCGGGACCGATCTGGCGACCGTGCAGGAGAAGTTTCTGCGGGAGGGGCGCGGCGGGTACTGCTACGAGCACAACGTGCTGTTCGCCGCCGTCCTGGAGCGGCTCGGCTACCGCTTCACCGCCCTGCACGGACGGATAACCCTCGGCGCCGACAAGGTGCTGCCCGCCACCCACGCACTGCTCGCCGTCCGCACCGCCGACGACGAGCGCACCTGGCTGTGCGACGTCGGATTCGGCTCCGGCCCCCTCGAACCCCTTGAGCTGCGCGACGGCACCGAGGCGGAGTTCGACGGCTGGCGCTACCGGCTCGTACGGAACGAGAGCACGGCCACCGTGGCCACTCTCGGCCACGGCGACGAGAAGGCCGACGTCTCCGGTCTCGGCGACTGGTGGCTGCACCAGTACGGCCCGGACGGCTGGATCGACCGGAGCACCTTCACGCTCAACCCGCAGTATCCGATCGACTACGTGGTGGGCAACCACTTCGTGGCCACACACCCGCGCTCGCCGTTCACGCGGCGCCTGTTCGCCCAGCGGTTCACCGCGGCCCGTGCGGAGCAGCTCGACAACGCCGTGTGGAGTACGACCCTGCCGGACGGCACGAAGACCGAGCGCACCATCGAGCCCGCCGAGCTCCGGAAGATCCTCCGCGAGGTCTTCGACATCGAGCTCGCCCCGGAGGACGCGGCCGCGCTGGAGCAGAGCGTGGTCCGGAACCTGAGCGAGGCCCGGGACCCGAGCGAGGCCGGGGAGCGGGACGGGGAGTAG
- a CDS encoding AraC family transcriptional regulator has protein sequence MAELGGDAEEYARRADFPVAALDADDLLVSDEALALLLEIAADDLDCPDLGLRIATRQDLGMLGPLALAIQNSETLGDALDCTTRYLFVHAPSMRIALAPDPYRTPGVAALRFDVREGMEAPPQATDLTLGFVHRAALFLSGPYGLRSVELPHPPLAPLATYEEFFGAPVRTDRPKALLRAPLSLTERPLTSGDAQLRRFALAFLAEQTAGEERDVATGVRAVVRQSLGTAPLEIGATARLLALHPRTLQRRLREQDTTFARIVDDERRRAARRYLLTTDLPLGRVAALLGLSEQSALTRCCRRWWGVPPLAVRRGGVPGE, from the coding sequence GTGGCCGAATTGGGCGGGGACGCCGAGGAGTATGCCAGGAGGGCGGATTTCCCCGTCGCCGCCCTGGACGCGGACGACCTGCTCGTCTCCGACGAGGCCCTGGCGCTGCTCCTGGAGATCGCCGCCGACGACCTCGACTGCCCCGACCTGGGACTACGCATCGCCACCCGCCAGGACCTCGGCATGCTCGGCCCACTCGCGCTCGCCATCCAGAACTCCGAGACCCTCGGCGACGCCCTCGACTGCACCACCCGCTACCTCTTCGTCCACGCCCCCTCGATGCGGATCGCCCTCGCCCCCGACCCGTACCGCACCCCCGGCGTCGCCGCCCTGCGCTTCGACGTACGGGAGGGCATGGAGGCCCCGCCGCAGGCCACCGACCTCACCCTCGGCTTCGTCCACCGCGCCGCACTCTTCCTGAGCGGCCCGTACGGCCTGCGCTCGGTCGAACTCCCGCACCCGCCACTGGCCCCCCTGGCCACCTACGAGGAGTTCTTCGGCGCCCCCGTACGCACCGACCGCCCCAAGGCCCTGCTGCGCGCCCCGCTCAGCCTCACCGAACGCCCCCTCACCAGCGGCGACGCCCAGCTGCGCCGCTTCGCGCTCGCCTTCCTCGCGGAGCAGACCGCGGGCGAGGAACGGGACGTGGCCACCGGCGTACGGGCGGTGGTACGGCAGTCGCTCGGCACCGCCCCGCTGGAGATCGGCGCCACCGCGCGACTGCTCGCCCTGCACCCCCGCACGCTCCAGCGCCGCCTGCGCGAGCAGGACACCACCTTCGCCCGGATCGTCGACGACGAACGCCGCCGCGCAGCCCGCCGCTACCTGCTCACCACCGACCTCCCCCTCGGCCGCGTCGCCGCCCTGCTCGGCCTCTCCGAACAGTCCGCCCTCACGCGGTGCTGTCGCCGGTGGTGGGGGGTGCCGCCGTTGGCCGTGCGGAGGGGCGGGGTGCCGGGGGAGTGA
- a CDS encoding NAD(P)/FAD-dependent oxidoreductase, with the protein MTRTAHPSSPGPESRETAHTGAEHLDVVIVGAGLSGVGAAYRLQSECPERSYTILEARQSMGGTWDLFRYPGVRSDSDMFTLGYPFKPWRDSRVLADGPSILEYIKETAAEFGIDRHIRYGTKVTGADFSTATARWTLTLEETGADGETQLRTLTCDFLYLCSGYYDYDQGHSPRFEGAEDFTGTVVHPQFWPEDLDYAGKRVVIIGSGATAVTLVPAMAKDAAKVTMLQRSPTWISSLPSRDKVADVVRRALPEGAAHRVVRTKNILFAIGFYQFCQRAPKSARKVLTGLNRRVLKDDQVVREHLTPTYDPWDQRLCAVPDADLFRSLRRGDAEIVTDHIDRFVPEGIRLKSGRVVEADVIVTATGLQLLAFGGITPHVDGTAVEPSKQFVWQHTMMTGVPNFALCVGYTNASWTLRADLTSRLVCKVLNHMRVNGYAAVEPKPDGPLAERPLLDLSSGYIQRSIDAFPRQGDRSPWRVRQNYVLDSTTTLRRRLGRTLSGTPLSTVLAARAQEADRGRKVSKG; encoded by the coding sequence ATGACGCGTACCGCACACCCCAGCAGCCCCGGCCCCGAGTCCCGTGAGACCGCGCACACCGGCGCCGAGCACCTCGATGTCGTGATCGTGGGCGCCGGTCTGTCCGGTGTCGGCGCCGCGTACCGGCTCCAGAGCGAGTGCCCGGAGCGCTCGTACACGATCCTGGAGGCCCGGCAGTCGATGGGCGGCACCTGGGATCTGTTCCGCTACCCGGGCGTCCGCTCCGACTCGGACATGTTCACCCTCGGCTACCCGTTCAAGCCGTGGCGCGACTCGCGGGTGCTCGCCGACGGCCCGTCGATCCTGGAGTACATCAAGGAGACCGCGGCCGAGTTCGGCATCGACCGGCACATCCGCTACGGGACCAAGGTCACCGGCGCCGACTTCAGCACGGCGACGGCCCGCTGGACGCTCACGCTGGAGGAGACCGGCGCCGACGGCGAGACCCAACTGCGCACGCTCACCTGCGACTTCCTGTACCTGTGCTCGGGTTACTACGACTACGACCAGGGGCACTCGCCGCGGTTCGAGGGCGCCGAGGACTTCACCGGCACCGTGGTCCACCCGCAGTTCTGGCCCGAGGACCTGGACTACGCCGGCAAGCGCGTCGTGATCATCGGCTCCGGCGCGACCGCGGTGACCCTGGTGCCCGCGATGGCCAAGGACGCCGCGAAGGTGACCATGCTCCAGCGCAGTCCCACCTGGATCAGTTCGCTGCCCAGCCGGGACAAGGTCGCCGACGTGGTGCGCAGGGCGCTGCCCGAGGGCGCGGCCCACCGGGTGGTGCGGACCAAGAACATCCTGTTCGCGATCGGCTTCTACCAGTTCTGCCAGCGGGCGCCGAAGTCCGCGCGCAAGGTGCTCACGGGCCTCAACCGGCGCGTACTGAAGGACGACCAGGTCGTCAGGGAGCATCTGACGCCCACCTACGACCCGTGGGACCAGCGGCTGTGCGCGGTGCCGGACGCCGACCTGTTCCGGTCGCTGCGGCGCGGTGACGCGGAGATCGTCACCGACCACATCGACCGCTTCGTGCCCGAGGGCATCCGGCTCAAGTCGGGGCGGGTCGTCGAGGCCGATGTCATCGTGACCGCGACCGGTCTGCAGCTGCTCGCCTTCGGCGGGATCACCCCGCACGTCGACGGCACGGCCGTCGAGCCGAGCAAGCAGTTCGTGTGGCAGCACACGATGATGACCGGAGTGCCCAACTTCGCGCTCTGCGTGGGCTATACGAACGCCTCCTGGACGCTGCGTGCCGACCTCACCTCGCGCCTCGTCTGCAAGGTGCTCAACCACATGCGCGTGAACGGCTACGCGGCCGTGGAGCCGAAGCCCGACGGCCCGCTCGCCGAACGCCCGCTGCTCGACCTCTCCTCCGGCTACATCCAGCGCTCCATCGACGCCTTCCCGCGCCAGGGCGACCGCAGCCCGTGGCGGGTCCGCCAGAACTACGTCCTCGACTCCACGACGACGCTGCGCAGGCGGCTGGGCCGGACGCTGTCGGGCACTCCGCTGAGCACGGTCCTCGCGGCGCGGGCACAGGAGGCCGACCGGGGCAGGAAGGTGTCGAAGGGCTAG